The following nucleotide sequence is from Phycisphaerae bacterium.
GTAGAGACCGGTCATGTGTTCGCAAAGCTGCGGCTGGACCTCGGGGCGGAGACCGGCCTTCATCTCGGTGATGATCTTCTGGGCGCGGAGGAGCTTCTCGCAGCTTGTATCGTAGTCCTTCTGGCGGAGGGCCTCGGCGGCCTGGCGGGCGAAGCGGATGGCGCCGTCGTAGAGCATCAGGTGGAGTTGCTCGGGGGTGGCGGTCAGGACCGCATTGCGGAGGTATTCGTCGGATGCGATGGGCGTCATGTGGTTGCGCGGGTCGTGCTCTCTGATACGTCGTGTCGCGGTCGTAACGCTTCCCCCCTTCTGTAGGATCGGAGCAGCGCTTGAGAGGGGTGAGTAGAAAGGGACGGGGGTTTCGCGCGGAATTGGCGCGGTCCGATATGACGCAAATGCGGAATTCGGAAGTCGGAGTGCGCAAAGGAGAAGTGACGGGAAGAGAAGAGGGGCGGTGCGGCGGCTCGGCGGGAATCTCGCCCTCGAAGCAGAGGGTTTACAGGGAGAAGCCGGAAGACAGACCGGACAGACCGGAGAGGGCGGTTTGCTGGGATTGG
It contains:
- the fliS gene encoding flagellar export chaperone FliS, coding for MTPIASDEYLRNAVLTATPEQLHLMLYDGAIRFARQAAEALRQKDYDTSCEKLLRAQKIITEMKAGLRPEVQPQLCEHMTGLYNFIYWRLVDANLRRDVAAIDEALEILDFQRETWRLLVEKSLTAGAPTPRARPVHPTAQPQETLCLQG